The genomic region TTTCTTTAGATTCTTTGATGAAGCTCTTCATGTTATCAATAAAATCATTGTTATTGGATCTGGTGCATGAGTAGAATTTTGATTGATAACCTTCGTTCAATTTTTTTTGTAAACGTTGCAGAAAAATAGTTTTTCCTAAGCCGCGTTCACCGCAAATTAGGTTCAAGCCCGTAGGGATTTCCTTTTCGCTAAATTGTTTCAGTTCATCTAAAGCATATTCTTCAATAATAGAAGAATGATTTGTGGAGCTATACATTTGATGGTCGATGAGGGTTAGCCCTTTTTCCTCTTCCATAACAGTCGTTTTTAAAGAAAGAAAAGAAGCCATCATTGGACGAAATATACTGATACTGGAAACGAGAATCAATAGCCACTGGAAGGATCCCTTGATAAAGAAGTAAATAACCCCGATTGCTACTGTTAGCTCAGTATTTATTTTTCCTTGGCTTCTTGCTTTGAGTTTTTTAATAAAAAAGGTTTCATCCTGAATATCATCAAGCATTTTAAGAATACTGAGTTTCCATGCACGTAAAACAAAATAGAAGGCGGCTACTAAGAGGCTTACCAAAAACCAATAAAGCCATGATTGAATCACCCAACAACCAGTCAATGAATTCTCCGCAAGTCTTTTGATAATCAGCGTAAAGGCTATATAAAAAGCAAATATACGTAAAGTTTTCTCTCTTAATTCGGGATGATCTTCTTGATTAAAAACATAGTTCCTTCTATATGCCATCGCGTGACAGACTTGCACTGCTAAACGTGTGAATACATAGACGTAAAATATATTGATGTACATTTTTATGTCAGGGTAGGTGAAGACCGTATATATCGGAGATGATATGACATATACCATTAGGATTCGTTTAATCGCTGGACTCAATCTATTTGAGTACCATAATAAAGCAGATGGATGTTTTTGTTCTTTATTTCCAATCCATTTCAACCATGATTTTAATAGATAAATTAAAAAAAGTGATTTTAAAATGGCTCCAATGAGAGGCAATGGAGAAGTTGTTAAGTCTGTAATAGATTTTTTGAAACGCTTTTTTAAAGTGAGGTAATAAAACTTTAGTTCGAGAGCCAGTTCATTTAATTCACTACGTAATTTTAGAATTGAATAAGCATTAAAATTGTTTAGTGAATGGATATTGATTTTCTTAGTTTCCTGGAAGCAGTAATCACGTGAGGATTGAGCTTGATTGAGTGCAACCACTAAACTATGAAAGACCTCTTGGTATTTTATAGCTGTCTCATCAAAGTTCTGATTGAGCTCTTTAGCTTGTTTGCGCTCATCTTGATAGGATGAATGGACTTGTTTTGATAGTTTTAAGATTTGTACAATGGCATCTTCAATTTTAGGTAGAGTTTGTTCCGCCACTTCTAAGGAGGCATTATTGAGTAATTGTAGTTTTTTAAGTGCTGAAATCTGAGCTTCTAGCTCAAAAGTTAAAACCTTTAATTGTTTAGATTGAGAATGAAAAATCTCCAGCTTCGTTATTTTTGGTGTAGGTTCTTTTTTTTCTATAGATGTATCAATTTCATTCTCGTCTGAAGTGACTTCATCAGGATTTACATTCTCCACTATATTATTAGTGGGCGCATCCGATGAGGGATTGAGCTCTTGGCTTAAAGGTGAGAATGTTATAAAAAAAAGAATAAAACTAAACAGTACTTTCACGTCAGCTCCTATCAGGCTGTTTAAAATATATATAATAAATTAGTGTTAGATTTAAAGACTCACTTAAGTGAAACTCGATTGTTACGTTAATTTCTCGTGAATAATCTGCACGCAGGGTTCTGATCTTCAGGGAAATAAGGGTAGGCAATCTTTTTTAGCTGATCTTCAATATACTGACTGTCATGGTGTTGGATGCCTAGGAAGACACGACCATGAGCGGAAGCGTGATTTCTATAATGAAAGAGTGATATATTGAATTCGGACCCTAAGTCGTTTAAAAATCTGAGTAGGGCACCCGGCTTTTCAGGGAACTGAACACGATAAAAGTGCTCGTCCTCAACTTTTACTTGCCCACCAAGCATGTGACGTAAGTGAAGCTTGGCAATCTCATTATGACTTAAGTCGATATAATCAATCTCCGATTTTTTGAAGTTATTGATGATACCCAAGCGACTTTCGTCACCATTCTTTAATTCTATACCGACAAATAGTTGTGCTTTTTTGGGATTGTTATAGCGATAATTAAACTCAGTGATACTTGAATCCTCCAAAAGCTGGCAGAAACGTCGAAAGCTACCCTTTTCTTCAGGTATAGAAATGGCAAATAAAGCTTCTTTCTCAGATCCTAATTCAGTTCGTTCGGAGATATGT from Lentisphaera profundi harbors:
- a CDS encoding AAA family ATPase, yielding MVYVISSPIYTVFTYPDIKMYINIFYVYVFTRLAVQVCHAMAYRRNYVFNQEDHPELREKTLRIFAFYIAFTLIIKRLAENSLTGCWVIQSWLYWFLVSLLVAAFYFVLRAWKLSILKMLDDIQDETFFIKKLKARSQGKINTELTVAIGVIYFFIKGSFQWLLILVSSISIFRPMMASFLSLKTTVMEEEKGLTLIDHQMYSSTNHSSIIEEYALDELKQFSEKEIPTGLNLICGERGLGKTIFLQRLQKKLNEGYQSKFYSCTRSNNNDFIDNMKSFIKESKENKIQKAVIFIDDIHLVQKAQIGGIEVIDDFIKLIRKEQESIRWIVSIDSEAWQFLKRVRAKKILFESVTKLPKWEIHQLKTMISSRIKEQGHSISFQGLVIPRHLDGPQIDGRRKKDLSYYRILNDYSEGNPSVALYCFNLSLYKQKNSDKIEVRLFNPPSLAELESMPALTYFVLRSIVQMGSTNKEDLRLSSAEKKSLVDDCIHLLLFHGFIEEHNEFYHISIRWFRPIITILQRQHLLSK